TCCAGTAATAAGAAAGCGCACCCTGTTCACTTATTGTAGTGTTATTGGTAAAGACGGCTTCTCCTCCCGGCATACAAACAGCATCCGGCAAGGTAAACTGTACATCGGGCAAGGCATGTACTTTAATAGTACGGGTAGCGGTATTGCCTATACAACCGTTGTTACCAGTGGCTTTGAGCGTAACCGTGTAGGTTGCTGCGGCAGCAAAATTCTTATCAAAGGGAGCAGCGGTGTTACGTGTAACATCCGGTGTACCATCGCCGAAGCTCCAGGTCCGTGATTGAATAGCGGCACCGGGGTCTTTGCTGTTATCTATGACAGACAGATCGGTAAGCGTTGCGGCAGCGTTCAGGCAAAGATCTTCCGGCGCAGTGAAAGCTACTGCCGGAACAGGTTTCACGAAGATATTCGCCGAAGCGGAGTCTTTACAGCCTTGTGTTGTTGTGTAGATATACCATACAGCGTGGCTTCCCATGCCTGCTTTTTCGGGCTGGAATGTACCATCATTTGCGGTAGCCTCTCCCCTGTAGTAACCACTCCCCGTTAAACCGTTTGTGACGGTGGCGCGGGCTACGGATACGGATGCCGTGTTAAGGCAAACATCATCCAGTGCGCTAAAGCTTATGGCAGGAGCGGGTTGCAGCACCAGCTGCCAGGAAGAATCGTTCACACACCCTTTTTCAGTTGTTGCTTTCAGTTGCAGCTGGTAGGTGCCTGCACTGTATTTGTGTGAAGGACTGGCCGTTGCAGCCGTATTGGGATTGGCAGGTGTTGCAGCGGCATCGCCAAAGTTCCATAACAATGCGCTGGCCAACTGTCCGTCTGTGGCAGTAACATTACTTTTAAACTGTACAATGCCATTGGAAGGCAGGCAGCCTTTGTCGTGCGTTACATTCAACACTGGTTTTGCATACACCTGCAGATTCAGCAGGGCTGTATCGCTGATACAGTTTTCACTTATTTTAAGCACGTGTTTTATAGTAACCTGCCCGGACGACTTATAGGTATGCGACTGATGCTGTCCATTTGCTGTAGCTGTAATTACTTCACCGTCGCCAAAGTTCCAGTACCAGGAATGCGCCGGCAGCATGGGGTTGGTTTCCTGCAAAGCAGTAGCAGCCTGTTCACAGCTAAAGGTTCCGGCGGCTACATTGAATACGGGTGTAGCCGGCTTATCAACCAGTGCAAACAGTGCGGTGGTATCGGCTACGCAGGCGTTGCCATCGATGGCTATGAGGCGGGCGCTGTTGTTACCGGAATGGAAGGTATAAGCAGCATCACGTCCGCTTGCCGTTCCTGGCGTGGCGCCATCCATAAATTCCCATTCCCATCTTTTGATCTCTGAGGAGTCGTTGAACTTGCCACGCGCCGCAAAGCGGATGAGCTCGGATGATCTACAATTTTCATAAAGAATGCTGAAGCCCGTTCGCAGGCTGTCTTTTACAATGATGTCGTAAGGAATACGTTCCGTGTTAGCGCATTGCTCTACGCTGGATGCGGTAGCGAATACAGGCACTGAGAATTCTCCGGGTTTGAGGAAGGTGTACACGCCTGGCAAACGATACCTGTAGTACAATACCCCGCTTACCATTTCCTGTCCTGCTGCTACCGGGCTATTATCGACTATATCTGCGGCAGGCGTAATCGTTCCGTTCAGGTCGCTCAGCTGCCATAGAAGACGTGAGGGCTGGTAACGGATGAGCACCGACAGTTCAACAGGCGTTCTGGCGCAGGTATAGTGGTTGGCGGTATCGCTGCTGTTGTATTTGTTATGAAGGAAAGGCACGCCACTGAGGTTATTGATATAGGTACCTGCGTTATAAGAATAACTTAATGCGCTGGAGAAGCCATAAGTGATGGCGTTAAAGGTGGAATCGCTTTCAACGATACAGGTGGCGGGCGCCCTGGGATCGGTGTTGGACCTGGTATTCCAGCGGCGGACCACTACGGAGTATCCGGGCAGGTTGGGGTTTGGATAGGTGTGGCTATAATTATTTTTCAGGCCATCGATGGTCAAGGAGGCAAGGCCTGCAGTAGGGATATTCAGGGTGAGGAAATTCCAGTCGATTGTTAATGGCCGTGCTTCCATACCGGGAAAGGCAAGGCGCTGGAATGCCGTTTTTTTGATGCCTTGTTCTATAGGGCTCAGGAAGATCATTTCCGGATCGCCGAGGCCCTGGTAGCCGCAGGTGCCTGTAGAAGGAAGGATCTGCATTACCTGAACCG
The Filimonas effusa genome window above contains:
- a CDS encoding PKD domain-containing protein, encoding MREVMTMRKLYIILFLLGLKTLAVAQNITNKGTEFWAGFGHAAEMENNAWLDTPRVAIAFSAEQDAKVTVSLHGTTYKREYRVPANTVVRSENIPQGLRDIPASPWDAMLYSRSSIWPGGTNSEGTFRNKGIHIESDVPIVAYEIEYAPFSAAATMLIPVKSWGYSYRVLSHDQTVTEFEKLGRFAWIFVVAHYDNTRIEINPTNATRSGLPAGTPFYATLNKGEIYQVMANVPTSNIRGSNDFIGTTVKSVVNSDGTCFPIAAFVGSSGAYVSCGSFSGSHPPEDMAIQQMFPVETWGRRYITTPSSVSSDPTMHNANLFRVMPKLPGTIVKRNGAVMTGMTSKGYYEYWSSASDYIEANEPVQVMQILPSTGTCGYQGLGDPEMIFLSPIEQGIKKTAFQRLAFPGMEARPLTIDWNFLTLNIPTAGLASLTIDGLKNNYSHTYPNPNLPGYSVVVRRWNTRSNTDPRAPATCIVESDSTFNAITYGFSSALSYSYNAGTYINNLSGVPFLHNKYNSSDTANHYTCARTPVELSVLIRYQPSRLLWQLSDLNGTITPAADIVDNSPVAAGQEMVSGVLYYRYRLPGVYTFLKPGEFSVPVFATASSVEQCANTERIPYDIIVKDSLRTGFSILYENCRSSELIRFAARGKFNDSSEIKRWEWEFMDGATPGTASGRDAAYTFHSGNNSARLIAIDGNACVADTTALFALVDKPATPVFNVAAGTFSCEQAATALQETNPMLPAHSWYWNFGDGEVITATANGQHQSHTYKSSGQVTIKHVLKISENCISDTALLNLQVYAKPVLNVTHDKGCLPSNGIVQFKSNVTATDGQLASALLWNFGDAAATPANPNTAATASPSHKYSAGTYQLQLKATTEKGCVNDSSWQLVLQPAPAISFSALDDVCLNTASVSVARATVTNGLTGSGYYRGEATANDGTFQPEKAGMGSHAVWYIYTTTQGCKDSASANIFVKPVPAVAFTAPEDLCLNAAATLTDLSVIDNSKDPGAAIQSRTWSFGDGTPDVTRNTAAPFDKNFAAAATYTVTLKATGNNGCIGNTATRTIKVHALPDVQFTLPDAVCMPGGEAVFTNNTTISEQGALSYYWTFGDGNTATAGNPIHTYATAKAYKVSLKATSAFGCSASLEKNMSSAIFKNGPVAGFDLSDKAPCEGTTVVFTDKSTAAAAPIVSWSWSFGDGTTDNKQNTNKKFEKAGAYLVHLSVTDNDGCTSRSTDAQGQLQVKLSPRISAGPDLFGEEGDAIILKATAEQAGQLRFTWSPSALLDHAGALNPAYKVIQDQVFTLTATDKDGVCSATDDVKVTMLRSVVIPDAFTPNDDGIHDLWEIKNLFAYTDCTVAVFNRYGQQVYHSKGYAAPWNGTQNGSRLPSGTYYYIIQLKKTEKPLTGSVTILR